One window of the Pseudomonadota bacterium genome contains the following:
- a CDS encoding nucleotidyltransferase domain-containing protein, translated as MIPKEELEKAVEIARKYRVRKLYLIGSSLSKAPVDVNDYDFAVSGVPKGNFFKFYGELFRSMSKNVDLIDLSGSMTKFKKIIMNEGKIIYDKTAA; from the coding sequence ATGATCCCCAAGGAAGAGCTTGAAAAGGCAGTCGAGATAGCACGGAAATATAGAGTTAGAAAACTCTATTTAATAGGTTCATCGCTAAGTAAAGCTCCCGTAGATGTAAATGATTATGATTTTGCGGTCAGCGGTGTTCCAAAAGGTAATTTCTTTAAATTCTATGGAGAACTATTCAGATCAATGTCAAAAAACGTGGATTTGATAGACCTTTCCGGCAGCATGACTAAATTCAAGAAGATTATCATGAACGAAGGGAAGATCATCTATGACAAAACAGCAGCTTAG
- a CDS encoding site-specific integrase, which yields MGLFKRGQTWWISFSHNGKQVRHSTETNDKKLAEKIYHKIMTEVNEGKWFEKLPGTTMVFEDLMTKYMREHSSKNKTPKSHVRDRSLSNHLIEHFGGLTLTQIVPSIISEYKNKRLEEGAAPKTVVNELVLLGHAFKMAVNEWELIHDNPVKKVSRPEVNNTMDRWLTHEEEAKLLAESPVWLKEIIVLAVNTGLRQGEILSLKWSQIDIFRKTLYISEQKNKEKDTLPLNRNAMEILKTRMRIRQLDNNYVFFNGQGNKIDARNLLRTFYRVCKNAKIENLRFHDLRHTFATRLVQTGVDLYTVQKLGRWKDISMIKRYAHHCSESLRPGVEKLDEFITILSQSNKKGVSQNG from the coding sequence ATGGGATTATTTAAAAGAGGCCAAACATGGTGGATCAGTTTTTCACACAATGGGAAACAGGTAAGACATTCAACTGAAACAAATGATAAAAAATTGGCAGAGAAGATTTATCACAAGATTATGACAGAGGTTAATGAAGGGAAGTGGTTTGAGAAGTTGCCCGGAACAACAATGGTGTTTGAGGACTTGATGACAAAATATATGAGGGAACATTCCTCGAAAAACAAGACTCCAAAATCACATGTAAGAGACAGAAGTTTGTCTAACCATCTTATAGAACACTTTGGCGGTCTTACGCTGACACAAATTGTCCCCAGTATCATATCTGAATATAAAAACAAAAGATTAGAGGAAGGGGCAGCTCCCAAAACCGTGGTCAACGAACTCGTGCTTCTCGGCCATGCCTTCAAAATGGCGGTTAATGAGTGGGAATTAATTCACGATAACCCTGTAAAGAAGGTATCAAGACCAGAGGTTAATAACACTATGGATCGATGGCTAACCCATGAAGAAGAAGCAAAACTGCTTGCAGAATCACCGGTATGGCTAAAGGAAATCATTGTGTTAGCGGTAAACACAGGCCTTCGGCAGGGAGAGATATTAAGCCTCAAATGGTCTCAGATAGATATATTCAGGAAAACGCTGTATATATCTGAGCAAAAAAATAAGGAAAAAGATACTTTACCCTTAAACAGAAATGCAATGGAAATTCTCAAGACTCGGATGCGAATAAGGCAACTCGATAACAATTATGTATTCTTCAACGGGCAAGGCAATAAGATTGACGCACGTAACCTTTTGCGCACTTTTTACAGAGTTTGTAAAAATGCCAAAATTGAAAATTTACGATTTCATGATTTGCGTCATACATTTGCCACGAGACTTGTTCAAACGGGTGTTGATCTGTACACCGTTCAAAAGTTAGGAAGATGGAAAGACATCTCGATGATTAAGCGATATGCCCACCATTGCTCTGAAAGTTTGAGACCTGGTGTTGAAAAATTGGATGAATTTATCACAATTTTATCACAATCAAATAAAAAAGGGGTTAGCCAAAATGGCTAA
- a CDS encoding helix-turn-helix domain-containing protein — MEKGFLTIEEVSQYLSVKISTLYARVSEIPHYKVGSLLRFKKEDIDAWMESKRQPSVKTIARTNRKETNHRKLNEQEKGGITSIVRKAIDEAHGKGYNFAGKSDHVKGLRKGGK, encoded by the coding sequence ATGGAAAAAGGATTTCTCACAATTGAAGAGGTATCTCAGTACCTCAGTGTCAAGATCAGTACTCTTTATGCAAGGGTATCTGAGATACCTCATTACAAGGTGGGAAGCTTACTGAGGTTTAAGAAAGAGGACATAGATGCATGGATGGAATCAAAGAGACAGCCATCAGTAAAGACAATCGCAAGAACCAATAGAAAAGAGACGAATCACAGAAAACTTAATGAGCAGGAAAAAGGGGGTATTACCTCGATCGTTAGAAAGGCAATTGACGAGGCGCATGGCAAAGGTTATAATTTTGCCGGGAAATCAGACCATGTTAAGGGCCTTCGGAAAGGAGGCAAATAA